A genome region from Myripristis murdjan chromosome 16, fMyrMur1.1, whole genome shotgun sequence includes the following:
- the LOC115374445 gene encoding glucocorticoid modulatory element-binding protein 1-like yields MAGAEVTASSGDVIMVKEEEGESSGTHKTEVILHLQPILHGINDDIADTGTTVLAIETHHDDSQADGEEIEYGYPITCGDSRAVLLFKKFVCPGINVRCVKFNDQLISPKQFVHLAGKATLKDWKRAIRLGGVMLRKMMDSGQIDFYQHDTVCTNTCRSTKFDVLINSTRLPSSSSVPPTSSGLTADPLGGKLAPMPGEAVHDAAEVEEPSEEKFMASAEWSPGPANVNSTPANGHVAKRKRTSTPDGILSLWKGVADIGLMGEVLSSIQTELVATLKEVEVRSERADLQETDAMMLNSLCEMFGLLDSVKQALDLRRSQSEENRAHSALYVLDGNLEVQRKQGYDKSTSYRNMSSKRLRLHRRSPSASQTQSQHQASQSTLCPITGSPVIQPLTVAALSAASLAQLTVSPELFTRFSASVSTGHRHHAGIICGADRMDREGQHVEPEREHGVSLHSLGQEEDTSGSHTALRTAGAREEDSHLIGEQVEELERLYDINRVVVGRKASKKHKIQ; encoded by the exons ATGGCGGGTGCTGAGGTCACTGCATCTTCAGGGGATGTAATCATggtgaaggaagaggagggggaatcCAGTGGCACCCATAAGACTGAAGTCATCCTACACCTTCAGCCCATCCTGCATGG GATAAATGATGACATTGCTGACACTGGCACGACAGTCTTGGCCATAGAGACGCACCACG ATGACAGTCAAGCAGATGGAGAGGAGATTGAGTACGGCTACCCCATCACCTGTGGAGACAGCAGAGCAGTCCTGCTGTTTAAGAAGTTTGTGTGCCCTGGAATCAATGTCAGATGTGTCAAG TTCAATGACCAGCTGATCAGTCCAAAGCAGTTTGTACACCTGGCAGGGAAAGCCACACTGAAAGACTGGAAAAGGGCCATCCGACTAGGAGGGGTTATGCTCAG GAAAATGATGGACTCCGGCCAGATAGATTTCTACCAGCATGACACTGTCTGCACCAACACCTGCCGCAGCACAAAATTTGATGTGCTGATCAACAGTACACGGCTTCCTTCAAGTAGCTCGGTGCCACCTACCTCCTCAGGCCTGACTGCTGACCCTCTTGGAGGAAAGCTGGCACCCATGCCAG GAGAGGCTGTGCATGATGCAGCTGAGGTAGAGGAACCCTCTGAGGAGAAGTTCATGGCTTCCGCTGAGTGGAGCCCTGGACCAGCCAATGTAAACTCCACACCAGCTAATGGACATGTTGCCAAGAGAAAGAGAACTAGCACGCCTG ATGGGATCCTGAGCCTGTGGAAGGGTGTGGCAGACATTGGACTGATGGGCGAGGTCCTGTCCAGCATCCAGACTGAGTTAGTGGCCACTCTTAAAGAAGTGGAGGTCCGCAGCGAGAGGGCCGACCTGCAGGAAACAG ATGCCATGATGCTTAACTCCTTGTGCGAGATGTTTGGGCTGCTAGACTCTGTGAAGCAAGCTCTGGACCTGAGACGCAGTCAGAGTGAAGAAAACAGAGCCCACAGTGCGCTTTATG TGCTGGATGGGAACTTGGAGGTGCAGAGGAAGCAGGGTTATGATAAAAGCACCTCCTACAGGAACATGTCTTCGAAACGCCTGCGATTGCATCGCCGCAGCCCCTCCGCCAGCCAAACCCAGTCACAGCATCAAGCTAGCCAAAGCACCCTATGCCCCATCACCGGCAGCCCGGTGATCCAGCCTCTAACTGTCGCTGCCTTATCTGCGGCATCACTCGCCCAACTCACCGTCAGCCCCGAGCTCTTCACCCGATTCTCTGCGTCCGTCTCCACCGGCCACCGTCACCATGCTGGTATCATCTGTGGAGCGGACAGGATGGACAGAGAGGGACAGCATGTCGAGCCGGAGAGAGAGCACGGGGTCAGCCTCCACAGCctgggacaggaggaggacaccTCGGGGAGCCACACTGCACTGAGGACTGCAGGGGCTCGAGAAGAAGACTCTCACCTGATAGGAgagcaggtggaggagctggagaggttGTATGACATCAACAGGGTAGTTGTAGGGAGAAAGGcatcaaagaaacataaaatacagtga
- the LOC115374435 gene encoding discoidin, CUB and LCCL domain-containing protein 1 translates to MLAKCGNIGDAVKSLVASLWITVTVCSLTAHGQEGNGCGHTVLGTESGTLASQNYPGTYPMDSSCKWRLRVPPGRMLRLLFGDFDIESSPDCGNGSLVITGNNMELSLGPMCGKLDASQKNVTINSNEVTITFKSGPHRSGRGFLLSYTTDQHPDLISCLQRGSHFMSQSFSVYCPAGCKNVTGDIWGNSEQGYRDTSVLCKSAVHAGATSDSLGGRVTVICGRSLTLYEATFANGILSKMGSLSEKKLLFSRECMSNLAVSGLNASSLLEKVDSQVQRIHWSTRNTDFAGEFPPWAADKNDPNPWLELELTDKSTVTGIITMGSNEFYVESYILLFSKDRKNWKVYKGALSKEKKVFEAHSDGHVRVLNSLFPPVVARFIRLQPLRWHGKASAQVQLLGCPAARVTPRSRLDGASPSLKVNIGTVRPTSAPTEGPIFVKDKRLSSSQPVIVAVGVVLGLIMCVSCLLAGVWWKRRKKDAQMKYSLPKVGCQSFQGKSLSCPQSELISYPLERSVHDALPNPPLNDYAEPGVASIGQKIGSTFRPALDEGYTTPFTFNHYDTPGNLPEYAKPLPPEPEYATPFSEQPSESNLPVPTPSSGTRTTSTHVQYDCPSHRALSNGYCTPSLNANGPRPASAIYAEPQSSDSLLQKHTYEEPF, encoded by the exons ATGCTTGCAAAGTGTGGAAACATCGGGGATGCTGTGAAGTCTCTCGTCGCCAGTTTGTGGATCACTGTTACCGTCTGCTCTTTAACTGCCCACGGACAGGAGG GTAATGGCTGTGGGCATACAGTTTTGGGCACAGAGTCTGGCACACTGGCCTCTCAGAACTACCCGGGCACCTATCCCATGGACAGCTCATGTAAGTGGAGGCTTCGTGTGCCACCTGGGCGGATGCTGCGCCTCCTGTTTGGAGATTTTGACATTGAGAGCAGCCCAGACTGCGGCAATGGATCTCTCGTGATCACAGGAAACAACATGGAACTCAGCCTGG GTCCAATGTGTGGGAAGCTTGATGCTTCACAGAAGAATGTGACAATTAACAGCAACGAAGTGACAATAACCTTCAAGTCAGGGCCACATCGCTCAGGACGGGGGTTTCTGTTGTCCTACACCACAGACCAGCACCCAG ATCTCATTTCTTGTCTACAACGAGGATCTCATTTTATGTCGCAGAGTTTTAG TGTTTACTGCCCTGCTGGCTGTAAGAATGTGACAGGGGACATTTGGGGGAACTCTGAACAGGGTTACAGAGAT ACTTCAGTGCTGTGCAAGTCTGCGGTTCATGCTGGGGCAACATCTGATAGTCTGGGAGGGCGTGTCACTGTGATCTGTGGCAGGAGCCTCACACTCTATGAGGCCACCTTTGCCAATGGGATCCTGTCTAAGAT GGGATCATTATCTGAAAAGAAGCTGCTATTCAGCCGAG aATGCATGAGCAACTTGGCTGTGTCTGGTTTAAATGCCTCATCTTTACTGGAAAAAGTGGACAGTCAGGTACAGAGAATACACTGGTCCACCAGAAATACAGACTTTGCTGGAGAGTTTCCACCTTGGGCAGCTGACAAAAATGATCCAAATCCCTGGTTGGAGCTGGAGCTGACTGATAAAAGCACTGTCACAG GAATTATAACAATGGGATCAAATGAATTCTACGTAGAATCCTACATTCTTCTTTtcagcaaagacagaaagaactGGAAGGTTTATAAAGGGGCactcagcaaagaaaaaaag GTGTTTGAGGCCCATTCTGACGGCCATGTGAGGGTTCTCAACAGCCTGTTTCCTCCTGTGGTGGCGCGGTTTATCCGGCTGCAGCCACTCAGGTGGCATGGCAAAGCCtcagctcaggtccagctcctGGGCTGTCCTGCTGCCAGGGTCACACCAAGGTCCCGCTTGGATGGGG CATCTCCCTCCCTCAAAGTGAACATTGGCACAGTGCGGCCAACCTCAGCTCCCACAGAGGGTCCCATATTTGTTAAGGACAAAAGACTAA GCTCCAGTCAGCCAGTAATAGTGGCAGTGGGAGTGGTCCTGGGACTGATCATGTGTGTCAGTTGTCTGCTGGCTGGAGTCTGGTGGAAACGAAG GAAAAAAGATGCACAAATGAAGTACTCCTTACCCAAAG tgggTTGTCAGAGTTTCCAGGGGAAGAGTCTTTCCTGCCCACAGTCGGAGCTTATCTCTTACCCTCTGGAGCGAAGTGTCCATGACGCTCTACCTAACCCCCCTCTCAATG ATTATGCTGAGCCTGGTGTTGCATCTATTGGACAGAAGATTGGGTCAACGTTTCGGCCTGCCCTAGATGAGGGCTACACCACCCCCTTCACCTTCAACCATTATGACACGCCTGGCAACCTGCCAGAATATGCCAAGCCACTCCCCCCAGAGCCAGAGTATGCCACCCCATTCAGTGAGCAGCCCTCAGAGTCCAACCTTCCTGTACCGACGCCCAGTAGTGGTACCAGGACAACATCCACCCATGTTCAGTATGACTGCCCCTCACACAGAGCGCTGTCCAATGGCTACTGCACTCCTTCTCTTAATGCCAATGGCCCACGGCCAGCCAGTGCTATTTACGCTGAGCCCCAGTCCTCTGACTCCTTACTACAGAAGCACACATATGAGGAGCCTTTCTGA
- the LOC115374438 gene encoding oocyte zinc finger protein XlCOF8.4 isoform X2: MKHHGQCSWMEMHQFIGDLITSGNSSGQSLKEQTDVLHVAWGVAGGDALGLRGVQLEPLTQTRPAQDKPDPCHERRLLSGAAERRGEVRDRQEDVHHACTCPGCPYSTSSFETLKPRQSSQPRSDTACHPKDLSSTSAMSLSLCLSGEDTNEPSSTTTSQLEPTPSSQPQRKDKETGSHSPSLASDHSSDTSPSRGSMSHIPMFPCLCCHRSLQTCGQILSHQEGADSPFSHTHHHVHHHHCPLTSCLPCPQLAHSHSHPAQLPGSFPCLSCQRSFPACTQVCHHQHGQTHTHHQEERGRTTMALSLLHPCMHCSASFSRPSQLLQHQRSEHAHKPAGFLCTECGRAFNSHSNLRIHLNVHTGARPYTCSDCGKSFSQSGALKIHRRIHTGERPYSCAFCGRGFPHLAGVRAHQRTHTGEKPYRCNQCGKSFTQSGALKIHTRIHTGERPFICGLCGKGFSNRSGIRFHHRTVHGLPAEQGGGARAGGVYRGPAGHGNPPVAAGRPRTGPPTSTGLNTCNSPESDSHAVLASRVPLTSSAAHPESAFRGRPASKSQSERANPGSNKDGLYTCEDCGLRFKDAPSRNRHQTLAHYSSDGGELATKEEGQRKGTATEGAGS, from the exons ATGAAGCAT CATGGTCAGTGCTCCTGGATGGAGATGCATCAGTTCATTGGCGATCTTATCACATCTGGAAACAGCTCCGGTCAGTCACTGAAGGAACAGACTGATGTACTTCATGTGGCATGGGGGGTGGCTGGAGGTGATGCTCTGGGGCTCAGAGGTGTCCAGCTTGAACCTCTCACCCAAACAAGGCCAGCCCAGGACAAGCCAGACCCATGCCACGAGCGACGCCTTCTGTCTGGGGCAGCAGAGAGGCGGGGagaggtcagagacagacaggaag ATGTCCATCATGCCTGCACCTGCCCCGGCTGCCCTTATTCCACTTCTTCCTTTGAGACTTTAAAACCCAGACAATCTTCACAGCCACGCTCAGATACAGCATGCCACCCTAAAGACCTTAGCAGTACCTCTGCCATGAGCCTGAGTCTGTGCTTATCAGGAGAGGACACCAATGAACCCAGCAGCACTACCACATCTCAGTTAGAGCCCACGCCTTCCAGCCAGCCCCAGAGGAAGGACAAAGAGACTGGGAGTCACAGCCCTAGCCTAGCTTCTGATCACAGCTCTGATACCTCTCCATCCAGAGGCTCCATGTCCCACATCCCCATGTTCCCCTGTTTGTGTTGTCACCGCAGCCTCCAGACCTGTGGCCAGATACTGAGTCACCAGGAAGGAGCAGACTCCCCATTTTCTCACACCCACCATCATGTTCATCATCACCACTGCCCTCTAACCTCTTGTTTACCCTGCCCTCAGCTAGCCCACTCCCATTCGCACCCTGCACAGCTCCCTGGCTCTTTTCCCTGCTTGTCTTGCCAGCGTTCCTTTCCTGCCTGTACTCAGGTCTGCCACCACCAGCATGGCCAGACTCACACTCACCATCAAGAGGAGAGGGGTAGGACCACCATGGCCTTGTCATTGCTGCATCCGTGTATGCATTGCTCTGCCTCCTTTTCGCGGCCCTCCCAGCTTCTGCAGCACCAGCGCTCTGAGCACGCCCACAAACCGGCCGGCTTCCTCTGTACGGAGTGTGGCAGGGCCTTCAACTCACACAGCAACCTCCGCATCCACCTCAACGTGCATACTGGCGCTCGGCCTTACACCTGCTCTGACTGTGGGAAGAGTTTTAGCCAGTCGGGGGCTCTGAAGATCCACAGGCGGATTCACACAGGTGAAAGGCCCTATTCCTGTGCGTTCTGCGGTAGGGGGTTCCCTCATTTGGCTGGGGTCCGGGCCCACCAGAGGACGCACACTGGAGAGAAGCCCTACCGCTGTAACCAGTGTGGGAAAAGTTTTACCCAGTCAGGGGCTCTAAAGATTCACACCCGCATCCATACAGGAGAGAGGCCCTTCATCTGTGGCCTCTGTGGGAAAGGCTTCTCCAACCGCTCCGGCATCCGCTTCCACCACCGGACAGTCCATGGGTTGCCAGCTGAACAGGGTGGAGGAGCTAGAGCTGGGGGTGTGTATCGAGGACCAGCAGGCCATGGTAATCCACCTGTGGCTGCTGGGCGTCCCAGGACTGGCCCTCCCACCAGCACTGGGTTAAATACATGCAACAGCCCAGAGAGTGACTCCCATGCTGTCCTGGCTTCCAGAGTTCCTCTTACTTCAAGTGCAGCTCATCCTGAATCTGCTTTCCGAGGCAGACCAGCCAGCAAGTCCCAATCTGAGAGGGCAAACCCAGGCAGCAACAAGGACGGGCTGTATACATGTGAGGACTGTGGCCTTCGCTTTAAGGACGCCCCCTCCAGGAACAGACACCAGACCCTGGCGCACTACTCCTCTGATGGAGGAGAGCTGGCCACGAAAGAGGAGGGACAGAGGAAAGGGACAGCCACAGAGGGTGCAGGATCATAG
- the LOC115374438 gene encoding oocyte zinc finger protein XlCOF8.4 isoform X1 has product MDKDKGADVHGQCSWMEMHQFIGDLITSGNSSGQSLKEQTDVLHVAWGVAGGDALGLRGVQLEPLTQTRPAQDKPDPCHERRLLSGAAERRGEVRDRQEDVHHACTCPGCPYSTSSFETLKPRQSSQPRSDTACHPKDLSSTSAMSLSLCLSGEDTNEPSSTTTSQLEPTPSSQPQRKDKETGSHSPSLASDHSSDTSPSRGSMSHIPMFPCLCCHRSLQTCGQILSHQEGADSPFSHTHHHVHHHHCPLTSCLPCPQLAHSHSHPAQLPGSFPCLSCQRSFPACTQVCHHQHGQTHTHHQEERGRTTMALSLLHPCMHCSASFSRPSQLLQHQRSEHAHKPAGFLCTECGRAFNSHSNLRIHLNVHTGARPYTCSDCGKSFSQSGALKIHRRIHTGERPYSCAFCGRGFPHLAGVRAHQRTHTGEKPYRCNQCGKSFTQSGALKIHTRIHTGERPFICGLCGKGFSNRSGIRFHHRTVHGLPAEQGGGARAGGVYRGPAGHGNPPVAAGRPRTGPPTSTGLNTCNSPESDSHAVLASRVPLTSSAAHPESAFRGRPASKSQSERANPGSNKDGLYTCEDCGLRFKDAPSRNRHQTLAHYSSDGGELATKEEGQRKGTATEGAGS; this is encoded by the exons ATGGACAAAGACAAGGGCGCTGACGTT CATGGTCAGTGCTCCTGGATGGAGATGCATCAGTTCATTGGCGATCTTATCACATCTGGAAACAGCTCCGGTCAGTCACTGAAGGAACAGACTGATGTACTTCATGTGGCATGGGGGGTGGCTGGAGGTGATGCTCTGGGGCTCAGAGGTGTCCAGCTTGAACCTCTCACCCAAACAAGGCCAGCCCAGGACAAGCCAGACCCATGCCACGAGCGACGCCTTCTGTCTGGGGCAGCAGAGAGGCGGGGagaggtcagagacagacaggaag ATGTCCATCATGCCTGCACCTGCCCCGGCTGCCCTTATTCCACTTCTTCCTTTGAGACTTTAAAACCCAGACAATCTTCACAGCCACGCTCAGATACAGCATGCCACCCTAAAGACCTTAGCAGTACCTCTGCCATGAGCCTGAGTCTGTGCTTATCAGGAGAGGACACCAATGAACCCAGCAGCACTACCACATCTCAGTTAGAGCCCACGCCTTCCAGCCAGCCCCAGAGGAAGGACAAAGAGACTGGGAGTCACAGCCCTAGCCTAGCTTCTGATCACAGCTCTGATACCTCTCCATCCAGAGGCTCCATGTCCCACATCCCCATGTTCCCCTGTTTGTGTTGTCACCGCAGCCTCCAGACCTGTGGCCAGATACTGAGTCACCAGGAAGGAGCAGACTCCCCATTTTCTCACACCCACCATCATGTTCATCATCACCACTGCCCTCTAACCTCTTGTTTACCCTGCCCTCAGCTAGCCCACTCCCATTCGCACCCTGCACAGCTCCCTGGCTCTTTTCCCTGCTTGTCTTGCCAGCGTTCCTTTCCTGCCTGTACTCAGGTCTGCCACCACCAGCATGGCCAGACTCACACTCACCATCAAGAGGAGAGGGGTAGGACCACCATGGCCTTGTCATTGCTGCATCCGTGTATGCATTGCTCTGCCTCCTTTTCGCGGCCCTCCCAGCTTCTGCAGCACCAGCGCTCTGAGCACGCCCACAAACCGGCCGGCTTCCTCTGTACGGAGTGTGGCAGGGCCTTCAACTCACACAGCAACCTCCGCATCCACCTCAACGTGCATACTGGCGCTCGGCCTTACACCTGCTCTGACTGTGGGAAGAGTTTTAGCCAGTCGGGGGCTCTGAAGATCCACAGGCGGATTCACACAGGTGAAAGGCCCTATTCCTGTGCGTTCTGCGGTAGGGGGTTCCCTCATTTGGCTGGGGTCCGGGCCCACCAGAGGACGCACACTGGAGAGAAGCCCTACCGCTGTAACCAGTGTGGGAAAAGTTTTACCCAGTCAGGGGCTCTAAAGATTCACACCCGCATCCATACAGGAGAGAGGCCCTTCATCTGTGGCCTCTGTGGGAAAGGCTTCTCCAACCGCTCCGGCATCCGCTTCCACCACCGGACAGTCCATGGGTTGCCAGCTGAACAGGGTGGAGGAGCTAGAGCTGGGGGTGTGTATCGAGGACCAGCAGGCCATGGTAATCCACCTGTGGCTGCTGGGCGTCCCAGGACTGGCCCTCCCACCAGCACTGGGTTAAATACATGCAACAGCCCAGAGAGTGACTCCCATGCTGTCCTGGCTTCCAGAGTTCCTCTTACTTCAAGTGCAGCTCATCCTGAATCTGCTTTCCGAGGCAGACCAGCCAGCAAGTCCCAATCTGAGAGGGCAAACCCAGGCAGCAACAAGGACGGGCTGTATACATGTGAGGACTGTGGCCTTCGCTTTAAGGACGCCCCCTCCAGGAACAGACACCAGACCCTGGCGCACTACTCCTCTGATGGAGGAGAGCTGGCCACGAAAGAGGAGGGACAGAGGAAAGGGACAGCCACAGAGGGTGCAGGATCATAG
- the LOC115374427 gene encoding zinc finger protein 629 yields MSSEYTLDIQLTELGFPDILEPLETPVKETSSCLVAPSDAPLSHSHSPTPVSAQSAKGQLTRGHQSVAEDPPAAAPAAAVEQDKLVPVSRPPETTPCTTAPHVPPSLQDKQPVSAGPVDAADGTALPVLPGGPDTDFNSTTGRGTNETPPLTAEEMEHSQKKDDGQTEGNSTEGVQGVENESDDSEVSEMDEEEEDDDEEEEGINSDSSHSGDYRCGVCDLELPSNFKLQDHMNLHTGARPYCCAECGKRFCQISNYRVHLRTHAQSKADPLLCRICLTSFKSEEGLKCHLSTTHFEKKFYECDLCKRIFTDLKECEWHVEWHKRTLGSFVCESCGRIFSSQKSLTRHQKKICHHRYSCTDCARSFTKKNALLKHSFSHLGLLPYTCVRCRCHFRLAKLYRQHKCEPQRIHCVACLGVFRSQADFQKHKKDTGCWGHQEPKGDEIRCLECGQSFATAEELKKHAGAHQRVLSCAECGKGFRSALLLMSHMGGHAGTRPCLCQSCGVGFPHQQSYDSHLRTCGKTPPPVKASKKRVTPKSTPPPVKPAPQPRRKQSLLAPPPTNTSNSAKPAATTLANGSNNPAAPVKDSGRTKGVAGAVSSGSRPEGGLWQLTLDKQPPLGANLVLFVPVSSTLANSLAFPPTIPQVLPIPQTHIQPHMVLQPTSRNELKLHEASTCLGMNCAPGVQLHLDVPFGLATGNKQDPGYVAPLDLSKKSTSTMSALTAGPPLVKSEPEDPEFSHVANGIEGKTFQSVDREETTLKANQKQCVKNLHNTAEMDRLKQMKSNATVLSPLDTSTTTPGLITDIKKEPPSPDYDPDVLPTAWKPDREIKMEVDEPSPACAVVHTDADKKLTETEEGLNNGHKEVFTV; encoded by the exons ATGTCCTCAGAGTACACCCTCGACATCCAGCTGACAGAGTTGGGGTTTCCTGACATTTTGGAGCCACTGGAGACGCCTGTCAAAGAAACATCCTCCTGCCTTGTAGCACCATCTGACGCCCCGCTCTCGCACAGTCACTCTCCCACTCCGGTTTCAGCCCAATCTGCAAAAGGACAGCTGACCAGAGGCCACCAGTCGGTAGCTGAGGATCCACcggctgctgctcctgctgctgctgtggaacaAGACAAACTAGTTCCTGTGTCTCGCCCGCCTGAGACAACACCATGCACTACAGCTCCACATGTCCCACCAAGTCTGCAGGACAAACAGCCTGTCAGTGCGGGGCCTGTTGATGCAGCTGATGGCACTGCGCTTCCTGTGCTGCCTGGTGGTCCAGACACTGATTTTAATTCAACCACCGGACGAGGAACCAATGAAACTCCGCCGCTGACAGCAGAAGAGATGGAGCACAGCCAGAAAAAAGATGACGGACAAACAGAAGGAAATTCAACAGAGGGAGTGCAGGGTGTGGAGAATGAGTCAGATGACAGTGAGGTGTCGGAGatggatgaggaagaggaggacgacgatgaggaagaagaagggatAAACAGCG ACTCTAGTCACTCGGGTGATTACCGCTGTGGTGTCTGTGACCTTGAGCTGCCCTCCAATTTCAAGTTACAAGATCACATGAACCTGCACACTGGGGCACGACCGTACTGCTGCGCTGAATGCGGCAAACGCTTCTGCCAGATTTCCAACTACCGCGTCCACCTGCGCACGCATGCCCAGTCCAAAGCGGATCCTCTGCTCTGCCGCATCTGTCTGACGAGCTTTAAGTCAGAGGAAGGCTTGAAGTGCCACCTGTCGACAACTCACTTTGAAAAGAAGTTTTATGAGTGTGACCTGTGCAAGCGTATATTCACCGACCTGAAAGAGTGTGAGTGGCATGTGGAGTGGCACAAGCGCACCCTGGGCAGCTTTGTATGTGAGTCGTGTGGCCGTATTTTCTCCAGCCAGAAATCCCTCACGCGTCACCAAAAAAAGATTTGCCATCACAGGTACAGTTGCACAGACTGTGCCAGGAGCTTCACCAAGAAGAACGCTCTCCTCAAACACAGCTTCTCCCATCTGGGTCTGTTGCCATACACCTGTGTGCGATGCCGCTGCCACTTCCGCCTGGCAAAGCTGTACCGCCAACACAAGTGTGAACCTCAGCGCATTCACTGTGTGGCCTGTCTGGGAGTGTTTCGTAGCCAGGCGGACTTCCAAAAGCACAAAAAGGACACCGGCTGCTGGGGCCACCAGGAACCCAAAGGCGATGAGATCCGCTGTTTGGAGTGTGGCCAGAGTTTCGCCACAGCAGAAGAGCTGAAGAAGCATGCTGGGGCTCACCAGAGGGTGCTGAGCTGTGCGGAGTGTGGAAAGGGCTTCCGCTCAGCCCTGCTGCTAATGTCCCACATGGGCGGTCATGCCGGCACGAGGCCCTGCCTGTGTCAGAGCTGTGGAGTGGGCTTTCCCCACCAGCAGAGCTATGACAGCCACCTTAGGACCTGTGGAAAAACACCTCCACCTGTG AAAGCTTCTAAGAAACGCGTGACCCCAAAGAGCACTCCTCCGCCTGTGAAGCCTGCACCTCAGCCAAGAAGAAAACAGTCATTGTTAGCACCACCCCCAACAAACACATCTAACTCAGCAAAACCAGCAGCCACCACCCTTGCTAATGGTTCAAACAACCCTGCTGCTCCAGTAAAGGACTCTGGTAGAACAAAGGGTGTGGCCGGTGCAGTTTCCAGTGGCTCTCGACCAGAAGGGGGGTTGTGGCAGCTAACCCTTGACAAACAGCCACCTCTCGGGGCTAATCTCGTCTTGTTTGTCCCTGTCAGCTCAACTCTAGCCAATAGCCTGGCATTTCCACCCACAATCCCTCAGGTACTACCCATTCCTCAGACCCACATCCAGCCTCACATGGTTCTCCAGCCCACTTCGAGAAATGAACTCAAGCTGCATGAGGCCAGCACATGCCTTGGTATGAACTGTGCCCCAGGAGTGCAGCTACATTTAGATGTCCCTTTTGGATTGgcaacaggaaacaaacaggacCCAGGCTATGTAGCACCTCTGGATTTGTCTAAAAAATCTACCTCAACCATGTCTGCACTGACTGCAGGTCCTCCCCTTGTTAAAAGTGAGCCAGAGGACCCTGAGTTCTCACATGTGGCTAATGGCATTGAGGGGAAAACATTCCAATCTGTTGATAGAGAAGAGACTACCTTAAAAGCAAATCAAAAACAATGTGTAAAGAATCTGCATAACACAGCAGAGATGGATAGACTGAAGCAGATGAAATCAAATGCCACGGTTTTGTCGCCTCTTGACACTAGCACAACCACCCCTGGCCTAATAACTGATATTAAGAAAGAGCCTCCCTCTCCTGATTATGACCCAGACGTGCTGCCGACAGCATGGAAgccagacagagaaataaaaatggagGTCGATGAGCCAAGCCCTGCCTGCGCTGTTGTCCATACTGATGCTGACAAGAAGCTCACTGAAACAGAAGAAGGCCTTAACAATGGACACAAAGAGGTTTTTACTGTATGA